A window of Pararhizobium gei contains these coding sequences:
- a CDS encoding sugar phosphate isomerase/epimerase family protein: MSLDHKLSFQLYSAREFPPLGEQLKTLSALGFTNVEPYGDLYEDLAGFKVGLQANGLSADSGHFDLAMLESQPERAIEIATALGMKNIIAPWLDPEDRPVDAAGWKALGDRLETLNGVFTAAGFKFGWHNHDFEFTLLDDGSMPIEHLLGGNGVGLELDVAWVVRAGIDPLPWISRYSDRLLAVHVKDIAPAGENLDQDGWAHLGQGVVDWKAIWPAVAASSARVAVLEHDQPADWRRFAQESAAALLSLQAN; the protein is encoded by the coding sequence TTTCCAGCTCTATTCCGCCCGCGAATTCCCGCCGCTTGGCGAGCAGCTGAAAACCCTTTCCGCGCTCGGTTTCACCAATGTCGAGCCTTACGGCGATCTCTACGAGGATCTCGCGGGCTTCAAGGTAGGGCTGCAGGCAAACGGACTGTCGGCGGATAGCGGCCATTTCGATCTGGCGATGCTGGAAAGCCAGCCGGAGCGCGCAATCGAGATTGCAACGGCGCTCGGCATGAAGAACATTATCGCCCCATGGCTCGATCCCGAAGACCGGCCGGTCGATGCGGCGGGCTGGAAGGCACTTGGTGACCGGCTGGAAACGCTGAACGGCGTGTTCACGGCCGCGGGCTTCAAGTTCGGCTGGCACAATCATGATTTCGAATTCACGCTGCTTGATGATGGCTCGATGCCGATCGAGCATCTGCTGGGCGGAAACGGCGTTGGCCTCGAGCTCGACGTCGCCTGGGTCGTGCGCGCCGGGATCGACCCGCTGCCGTGGATTTCGCGCTATTCCGATCGCCTGCTCGCCGTGCATGTCAAGGATATCGCACCGGCCGGTGAAAACCTCGATCAGGATGGCTGGGCGCATCTCGGTCAGGGCGTCGTCGACTGGAAGGCCATCTGGCCTGCCGTTGCCGCCTCGAGCGCACGCGTTGCCGTGCTCGAACATGACCAGCCAGCCGATTGGCGCCGATTCGCGCAAGAAAGCGCGGCCGCGCTGCTGTCGCTGCAAGCCAACTGA
- a CDS encoding Gfo/Idh/MocA family protein — translation MTMNVGIVGCGNISDTYLQNGPLLRDINYIACADLRFDVAEAKASKYGIEAASIDALLARDDVDIILNLTVPAAHAEVSLRAIAAGKHVYTEKPLAISLAEGRSVLEAAAFKGVRVGSAPDTILGPGLQAARAIVDSGKLGDVVTGLATVMSHGMEDWHPNPAFFFQKGAGPVLDMGPYYVTALINMLGPVKRVQATGRIGTPERLVTAEGPMKGQTVKVETFTSLNALLSFESGAEIAFLASWDVWNYDLRPIELHGTAGTLRVPDPNNFGGTVDFAAEAGAFASEQTATLPFGADNRLWADEYPYSCYRGMGLADMARSIKAGVPHRCSGELGYHALDVMLAIEEAALQHRVIELGSTCARPAALSSEEAALFAADAA, via the coding sequence ATGACCATGAATGTGGGCATTGTCGGTTGCGGCAATATTTCCGACACCTACCTCCAGAACGGACCCTTGCTGCGCGATATCAACTACATCGCCTGCGCGGATCTGCGTTTCGACGTGGCCGAGGCGAAAGCGTCGAAATACGGAATCGAAGCGGCATCCATCGACGCGCTCCTGGCGCGCGACGACGTGGATATCATCCTCAACCTGACGGTGCCCGCAGCCCATGCCGAAGTCTCGCTTCGCGCGATTGCGGCCGGAAAGCACGTCTACACGGAGAAGCCTCTCGCCATCAGTCTGGCGGAGGGCCGGTCGGTACTCGAAGCAGCTGCATTCAAGGGCGTACGCGTCGGTTCCGCCCCGGACACGATCCTCGGACCAGGCCTTCAGGCAGCCCGCGCCATCGTCGATTCCGGCAAGCTGGGCGATGTCGTCACCGGCCTTGCCACCGTCATGTCGCATGGCATGGAAGACTGGCATCCCAACCCGGCCTTCTTCTTCCAGAAGGGGGCCGGGCCGGTCCTCGACATGGGGCCGTATTATGTCACGGCGCTGATCAACATGCTTGGCCCGGTCAAGCGGGTTCAGGCGACCGGACGCATCGGCACGCCGGAACGGCTTGTGACCGCCGAAGGCCCGATGAAGGGCCAGACGGTCAAGGTCGAGACCTTCACCAGCCTCAACGCGCTCCTGAGCTTCGAATCGGGCGCCGAAATTGCATTTCTCGCAAGCTGGGACGTGTGGAACTACGATCTCCGCCCGATCGAGCTGCACGGCACGGCGGGCACGCTGCGCGTTCCCGATCCCAACAATTTCGGTGGCACCGTCGATTTCGCGGCCGAAGCGGGCGCGTTTGCGAGCGAGCAGACCGCCACCCTGCCGTTTGGCGCCGATAACAGGCTCTGGGCCGATGAGTATCCCTATTCATGTTATCGCGGCATGGGCCTGGCCGACATGGCACGCAGCATCAAGGCAGGTGTTCCGCACCGCTGCTCCGGCGAGCTCGGCTACCATGCGCTGGATGTCATGCTGGCGATCGAGGAAGCGGCCCTTCAGCACCGCGTGATCGAACTCGGCAGCACTTGCGCCCGGCCTGCGGCCCTTTCCTCCGAGGAGGCCGCACTGTTTGCCGCCGATGCCGCTTAG